From Nitrospinota bacterium, a single genomic window includes:
- a CDS encoding NAD(+)/NADH kinase, which yields MAEQGIKSLTEWLDGRKIEYLIDEESAKVAGMKSRLTKVALAREADLIIVLGGDGTFLSVARLAEGRAVPILGVNLGGLGFLTEFAYEEMIPALESAVAGDYAYEDRIMLDVSVSREGKVVASYTVLNDVVINRVTLARMVTAMVAVDGVLVNEYTADGLIVSTPTGSTAYNLSAGGPIIHPSISAIIISPICPHTLSNRPIVIPDNLEIELSLSSSAQGEALLTLDGQVGYQVNYRDRITIRKSKEITRIIQSPYKNYYQLLRGKLKWGETIRQNGSN from the coding sequence ATGGCCGAACAAGGGATCAAAAGCCTGACCGAATGGCTTGATGGGCGGAAGATCGAGTACCTGATAGACGAAGAGTCCGCCAAGGTGGCCGGGATGAAGTCCAGGCTCACCAAGGTGGCCCTTGCCCGGGAGGCCGACCTGATAATTGTGCTCGGGGGCGACGGGACATTCCTTAGCGTGGCCAGGCTTGCCGAGGGGCGGGCTGTGCCAATCCTCGGGGTGAACCTGGGGGGGCTTGGGTTCCTCACGGAATTCGCTTACGAGGAGATGATCCCTGCGCTGGAGAGCGCCGTGGCGGGAGACTATGCCTACGAGGACAGGATAATGCTGGACGTTTCCGTCTCCCGTGAAGGCAAGGTGGTGGCCTCCTACACTGTGCTCAATGACGTGGTGATAAACCGGGTGACCCTGGCGCGCATGGTGACGGCGATGGTGGCGGTGGACGGCGTGCTCGTCAACGAGTACACCGCCGACGGGCTGATAGTTTCCACCCCCACAGGCTCCACTGCGTACAACCTTTCCGCCGGCGGGCCGATTATCCATCCTTCGATAAGCGCCATCATAATAAGCCCCATATGCCCCCACACTTTGAGCAACAGGCCGATAGTGATACCTGACAACCTTGAAATAGAGCTTTCGCTCTCCTCTTCGGCGCAAGGGGAGGCGCTTTTGACGTTGGACGGGCAGGTGGGTTATCAGGTAAATTACAGGGACAGGATAACTATACGAAAATCGAAGGAAATTACCCGTATAATACAGTCACCCTATAAAAACTATTATCAGTTGCTTCGCGGCAAGCTAAAATGGGGTGAGACGATAAGGCAAAATGGATCAAATTGA